The genome window ACTGCAAATACCAGTTTCCAGTTATCTGCTTgtaaaaatatgtatatatctcCACATACTTTTCGATTTATCTAATTGGAAATGATGGTAGCTTGATGGTGTTTTGACGGGTCAGGTCAACATTAATCTTTTGTCTTGGCCCTTTTTTTGGCCGTTGTCTACTTGCTCCAACGTTCTAATTTTTTAAGACCACCCGTGACACTGCACaagtagagagagaagataagaggagagagagggttaAGTTTTGGACCTTCTGGTCTGATGGGTGGGGGTGTTGTGGGACGGTGGTGTATTGAGTACACTACATATGAGTGCGCATGTGAAAAAGGCCAGATTTTGAGTGCAGGTTCTATTTCTATTGGATTCTAATACCATTTCTGCAATTGGGTCATCTCATGATTTTCCTAAGCTTTTCTGCTCAATATATTTCTATGTGCCTTCCTCATATGGTAGGCCATACATATGATGCATCCATTTTCCAGTGTACACTTTTAAGAAcatgattttatttaataGTCGTTGGGAGTTCTTGGTATGCTCTACTGTGCCAAAAGAACCTGATTCTTCAATCATTAGGATCACTCTTTTTGAGTCCAATTGATGGCCTTCTCCATGTGACAAtaccaaaaggaaaagggaagaagaaaaaaaaaaaaacctgttTACCACCGTTGGTCCTTGACTGATTCCATCTATTTGGAAGAAAAAGGTGATGATAATGTTTGAGTGCAAAGACTGGTGCCCATCTCTAATCCTGGTCTGTCTCTTTCATTCTATGTATACACATTCAGCAAAAAGTTGAGCAGAAACACTTGAGATTTGCTTTGATGCAATTCAATTGGCTTTACAGATAGGTGCATTACAACATTTTGATGAATGTGcctttaatttgaattttgttatGAACGTTGAGGTGTTTAAGTGtacattttctcttttgcatGTTATATCAATGTTATAGCCCAAAAGGACGAGTAAATCTCTCATTCATTTAGCTGAACCATGAACTTGTAATTAAATAAGACACATAATTAGTTGTACGAATGAAGTCTAAGCTAACCAAGTGGGTGCATATTTTGGTCTATGTTCAGTTGATTGAAACATAGTTTCAGTTCTCATAATTTAGGTGAAAGTTACTTTAGTAGTAGAGTACTTGTCTCACATTTTGGTTAGAGCTCGACATTGTCTTATTCCTTTctgaacaaattttttttaaaaaagcactTATCTGCATACTTAAGAGCAGTTACCCATGCACTCGTGTTCAATTgtatcaaaaaagaaagaaaatagacATGGGCCTAGGCCTGGCCATAGGCTAAGAGTTGATCTTGGACTCTTGGTCAGGCCCAAGGACTTGGTGGATATCAGctttggttttgattcacgAGGACGACCCCATATTCATTTGCCCAAAGCCCACCAATCCCGTATGGGCTGCGGTCCCACAGATCCAGTGGTGCTGATTGCTGAAGATGATGTGGCGGTTTGAGGTTGAAGGTGACATATCCCAACTGTTTCAGAGTTTTAGAGCACAAATTGAGAGTTGGTTTATCCGTTATCCGTTATAGTGAGACTGTCAGAGGAAGAGTGACGATGGCACTGGCATCCATAGCCATAGCATCATCAAATCCCCTGTACTCTTCTCTAACTTTACCAACTTccagaggaagaggaggaggcaGCAGCacaaggagaagaaggacACATTGTCTAAAGATTACTGGGTCCAGTCTCGCTGGTGGCTCTGCTCTTTTCCAAGCAGCCCACCACACTGTATGTGTTTATAATTTGATGtgttttttattatgtttattttccTTGCATTTTAATCTATTACATTCTGATTGTCTGTTTAGAGATATTATGAGTTTAAGTGTTGATGTGTTCTGCACTTTCTCATCATTTGTACAGTGAAATATGTGATGGACTTCAGCTTAAAAAATctgttttgatttgttttcatcatgattctttcttcttattcttacttttttttagtATTCTAGGGCATAACATAGAGAAGTCAGTTTCTTTTACTTAATTTTCTCAACAACTTGATGGAGGGCAAATTGATGTTAGAAACAAATTTCTTGAAGTTAGTAAAAGGAGAAAGAGCCATATAAGATGAAATGGAAGAAATAAAGGTGAATTATTAAGTGAGTGAGTGTGAGCTATTATATTCACTTTCTTTGCTAAAATGGTGAATTATTAAGGGCAATTGTAGCACATGTGTTGATTTTAGGGTATGTCTCTTCTAGGATTTCGTTGCTCTCTATTTCATCATATGTGCATTTGAGTGGAAAAAGGAGGCATCTTTCGTCAGTTTGGGCCAATAAGGTTAAGTATGGTTTGTTAGTTTAGTAAGAAAGAAacatgaaaatcaaaattgaaggGAATATGAAAGGCTGACATAGCAGTATAAAGgtacataaaaaatttgacaataataataatggtaTATTACTTTCTTGCTTTTATAAGTTGTATGATTGTTATGTGTAGGAACTAATTCAAGGAATATTCATATTTGACTTTCTAGGTGGATACATACATTAAAAGTGGTATGGTTATTGGGTTGGGGTCTGGTCAAGCTTCTGATATGGCCATACAGTATATAGGTCTGCAACTTGGTGCAGGTGCTCTAAAAGATATAGTGGGGATACCAATGTAAGTAACCTGATTAAGAATTCATAgttcttttttaaaagaaaaaaaaaatatgcttCTGATTTCTTGGCTCCTTCCAAAGTTCTTAAGATCCCTAAAGTAAGTAAGGAAAGAAATGATGTCTTCGAATCATGTAACTGAATCTTTCTCCTCAGCTCCATCAACTGGTGAAACTgagacaaattggaaaaacTTGTGTTTGTAGAGTCTGGCTCCATGTCCAATGAAGGGTTGTGAGCCAAAGCATTACAcgttcttttcctttcctctttgttttttcataaTGGAATTTACTTTGGATTTATGCAGGTCCATAGCATGTGCAAGTGAGGCGGCAAAGGCAGGAATTCCATTGGGTCACTATGAGTATTGTTCTCAAGTGTGCACACATTCTAAACATAAGAaagtttccttttcatttgaGGTTTTCGAGTATTATATGTTTGGAGAAAGCACACCACTAATTGATGTCCATGCATTTGGTTTTGACTGGAATCAAAGAATTCTGATATATATCAGGATATGAGAACTGAAAAAGATATGTCAGCTAGTTGTAAAGATATTCTTAGACTCTTTATTGACAATGCACAATGCATCACTCTCAATGTGATCATGGaagattaaaaaatttaacctTAGTAGAATATCATTTTAACTTGCGCCTTTGTAGATTGATTTTGCATTTGATGATGCTGATATTATAGAAGAAGGAACACTTATATCTGTCATTGGGCGAACAAGAAATCAGGGAGAGGAGTCCATAATCCAAGAGAAGGTCAGTCACGATACTGTTGCCTGTCCTGTTTACATGAACTGTTAGAACTCAAGCAATAGCATGGCAAATTTCTCAACCCATGAAAAAATTGAGTCtgcaataattttttttttcacgaCCATCGAAGTTGCATAATTTGATATGTTAAACCTATATGAAGCACTTACTggaaaatttcctttttcttttcccctgCAGTCTATACTAAACGCAGCCAATAAGCTTGTGTTCATGATCACAGAAAACCAGTACAAAAGTGGTCCGGATGGTTCTATTCCAGTTTTAGTGAATTCTGTAAGAAGCGATATTCATTGCTTGTTTTAATTAAGTGAACCATCAAGTTCCATAGTAAGAGAAAGGTTGTCTGAACACCCAAATTAAATTTCAGCTCAACTGGATGCAAGCTGCTGAAGAGATAGATGACCTTTTTTTAGGTGATGCAGAGGTCTGCTTTCTCGTCATACCATTAAGTAGTTCTTTTGTTTGCATTCCTCATCAATTATATGTTAGTTTATCATAAGAAAGCAAGAACATCTCATTGTTTTCTCTCAGTGAAAAAGTGATTgcatctttttgtttgtttaataaGAAAGAAGCAAACAACAAAACTTCAcaattaaaaattgttaataAGAAAGAAGGAGCTAGTACATAATTAACCTGTATTACTGATTCAGTCGTCTTTCCTAatgatattttccttttgtcaCTTCTGAAGGTATGGAGAAGACCATCAATTGGGATCGCGGGTCCTAATGGGGGTGACTTCCCACTAGTCACCAAAGAAGGCCATAATGTTCTTGATGTCATATTTACATCTCCAATACTAAGCCTCAGTAGGTCTTACAACCTCCATCAtttcttgttttaatatatGCTTCCACGCTTGAAAATAAGTTTTCATGTCTTCGTGAACTTAAATTGTAGATGAAGTATCGAAGAGCCTTGATGAAGTTGATGGGGTCATAGACCATGGAATCATTTCCAAGTTCCcgttaagttttttttttcccttgtaaACTCTTTTATGCTTTTTACAGATATGCTACTACATattgctttatatataaagtttATAAACCAGGGAGTATCACTCTTTTACAAGAAGAAGCACAATGCTTGTAATTGGTTAGGTCTTAAAATGTTTACCAGGTAGGATAAACCACTAATTTTGTTGTCTTACTTGTGGTGAACTACAGATGCACAGCAGTAATTGCTTCAGAAAGTGGGCTGTCTGTTGTTGATAATCTGCCAAAGAATGCTGTAAAGGAACCCTAATAGCAAGAGCCTGCATTGCACGCTTACATGATCATTCGGTATTGTTTCTGCACATAAGCCTGCATTGCATACAGAacacatttttatatttttgcatTGCCATACGATGGTGTAGTACGCATATTACTTGTATCCATTCTACTTACGGATATAGCACATGTAAGGCAGTGCTGGTGGCAGTCCATGTAGCATACCACATTATAGAGATATGTTTTATTTGATGAAAAGTTTGACACTTGAGTTGGACAAACATGACCAACCTGAATTTTAGGATGGAAACAAAGGAAAGTCCTGCCGacaaattacaatataaatGTATCTGATATATGCTCATGTAAGTTAATTTTTCGGCTTATATAATGGAATTTGTTTCTTTAGGCAGTACTGTTTTATGTGCTTGAGTAGGTTGAGACATTATGTTTGACACAAGAAACGAGTTAAGAATTCTTCAGAGTCCATTCCATTTATATGGTTTAAAAGTTTCACtgttcagagagagagagagacagagagagaggattgACAGTCACCTAACTTGTGTTTCTATAGAATGGTTCCCTTCCCAAACACTTTTAATTGGTGGAAGGGGGGACGTGTGTTAAACCGCATGATTCTCTTTCTGGGTCAACATATGTAAGCTTGGACAGGTCACAGTTGTACCAAACTCAAAGTAAGGCCACAATCATTAAAAGACAACATGTTACATAGACATGGGTGGTTGGTTGTCGCTTAGGCCATGCT of Prunus dulcis chromosome 4, ALMONDv2, whole genome shotgun sequence contains these proteins:
- the LOC117624366 gene encoding probable ribose-5-phosphate isomerase 4, chloroplastic, whose product is MALASIAIASSNPLYSSLTLPTSRGRGGGSSTRRRRTHCLKITGSSLAGGSALFQAAHHTVDTYIKSGMVIGLGSGQASDMAIQYIGLQLGAGALKDIVGIPMSIACASEAAKAGIPLGHYEYCSQIDFAFDDADIIEEGTLISVIGRTRNQGEESIIQEKSILNAANKLVFMITENQYKSGPDGSIPVLVNSLNWMQAAEEIDDLFLGDAEVWRRPSIGIAGPNGGDFPLVTKEGHNVLDVIFTSPILSLNEVSKSLDEVDGVIDHGIISKFPCTAVIASESGLSVVDNLPKNAVKEP